The following coding sequences are from one Sciurus carolinensis chromosome 11, mSciCar1.2, whole genome shotgun sequence window:
- the Fibin gene encoding fin bud initiation factor homolog, protein MVFLKFLWMGFLCHLCQGYFDGPLYPEMSNGTLHHYFVPDGDYEENDDPEKCQLLFRVSDRRRCSQGEGTQASSLMSLTLREEFTVLGRQVEDAGRVLEGISKSISYDLDGEESYGKYLRRESHQIGDAYSNSDKSLTELESKFKQGQEQDSRQESRLNEDFLGMLVHTRSLLKETLDISTGLRDKYELLALTIRSHGTRLGRLKNDYLKV, encoded by the coding sequence ATGGTGTTCCTGAAATTCCTCTGGATGGGTTTCCTCTGCCACCTGTGTCAGGGCTACTTTGATGGCCCTCTCTACCCAGAAATGTCCAATGGGACTCTGCACCACTACTTCGTGCCCGACGGGGATTATGAAGAGAACGATGACCCAGAGAAGTGCCAGCTGCTTTTCAGGGTGAGTGACCGTCGGCGCTGCTCGCAAGGGGAAGGGACCCAGGCCAGCAGCTTGATGAGTCTCACCCTTCGAGAGGAGTTCACCGTGCTGGGTCGCCAGGTGGAGGATGCTGGGCGCGTCTTGGAGGGCATCAGCAAAAGCATTTCCTACGACCTGGATGGGGAAGAGAGTTATGGCAAGTACCTGCGGCGGGAGTCCCACCAGATCGGGGATGCCTACTCCAACTCCGACAAGTCCCTCACTGAGCTGGAAAGCAAATTCAAGCAGGGCCAGGAACAGGATAGCCGGCAGGAGAGTAGGCTCAACGAGGACTTCCTGGGGATGCTGgtccacaccaggtccctgcTGAAAGAAACGCTGGACATCTCCACAGGGCTTAGGGACAAATATGAGCTGCTGGCCCTCACCATCAGGAGCCACGGGACTCGGCTAGGTCGACTGAAAAACGATTATCTTAAAGTATGA